Genomic window (Planctomycetota bacterium):
CGACACGCCGGCGATTTGCAAGCGCTTACGATTACCTTTACATTTGGCCCCGAGGAGGTCCGACATGACACAGGATGAGGCCGGCCAACGGCATTGGCGTTCGACCATCACGCTGTCGCTGATACTGCTCGCGATCTGGGCAGTCGTCGGCCTCGGCTTCGGCATTCTGCTCGCGGACGTGCTCAAGCCCATCAAGCTCGGCGGGTATCCGCTGGGCTTCTGGTTCGCACAGCAAGGCGCGATCGCCGTCTTCGTTGTGCTCGTGTTTGTCTACGCGATCGGCATGGCGCTGATCGATCGAAAGTACCGCGTCCGAGTCCACGGCCGCTGAGGAGGAACCCATGACACTCTCGCTGAATCATTCGTTGAAACTCGCCGCCATCGTCGCGGCCACCTCGTTCGTCTCCGCCGCCCACGGTGCCAAGCTCGTCGAAGTTCGCCCCGTCGACGACCGGCATGTCATGCTCCACTTCGAGGACGGCGATGTACTCCGCTCCGACGACGGCAAGGGCGAAGACGCGTTCAAGGGCCACGAGTCACACGGCGTCGACACCGTCGTCCGCCACGACCCGCCGCTCGACGTCGACGCGGCCCAGAACGTCACGAACTACTCGATCGTGTTCGAAGCCGATGGCGGCATGGGCGCGATGCAGCCGGTCAACGCGTTCCGCAAAACCAAGGTCAACGGCGTGCCCGGCCAATGGCCCGAACCCGAGTACACGCTCGAGCACACCATTTTCCTCGAACTGCCGGAACGACTCGAACCGGGACACACCTACACCGTCTCGTTCGAAAACATGAACTCCGACAAGCAGTCGGCAACCTTCACCTACGAGCCGACCGCGTCGGTCAGCGAGGCGATCAAGGTCAACCTCATTGGCTACGACCCGACGCAGACGGTCATGAAGTCGGCCGACTTGTACATGTTCCTCGGCGATGGCGGGCCGCGCGACTATGCCGACTACGAGGGCAACACGGTTTCGCTCTACAACGTCGAGACCGAAGAACTCATCGAGGTCGGGGCCGTGGCGTTCCACGCGGATCGCGGCCAGGAATACGGCAACTGGGACTTGACCGGCTCGCCCGTGTGGACATGCGATTTTTCCGATTTCGAGGGCGAAGGCACCTTCCGACTGGTCGTTGACGGCGTGGGCGCGAGCCGAGACTTCGTGATCGAGCCGAACGTGTACGAAGAGCCGTTCGCGACGAGCGTGCTTGGCTTCTACTACATGCGGATCGGCGAGCCGATGACCGATGCGAAGACCGCCGTGATGGGCGACGACATGCCCCCGCCGCGGCAGCCGCGGTTCATCCCCGAGGGCAATGACGCCGGCATCCCCGCAGACCCTCCCGGGTTCAAAGTCATCCGCACCACCATGTCGCCCAACCATCCCGACTGGAACAGCCTCGGCGGCGACCCGTGGGATAACAAGGACTGGTCCGCTTACGTCGAGGAAGGTTCACCCGACAACCCCAACGCCTACGGCGGTCACTCCGACGCGCTCGACTGGGACCGACGCTTCCAGCACATCAACATCGTCTTCGAGTTGCTGCTGCCATACACCATGATGCCGGAGCAGCTCGGTAACGATGACCTGAACATCGCCGAGAGTGGCAACGGCATTCCCGACCTGCTCGACTCGGCGGCCAACGAAGCTGACTACTGGCGTCGCCTCCGTGACGGCGACGGTAACTTCAGCTTCGGCATCAACAACCCGGTCAAGGAACACACCCACGCCTACCAGGCGGCCGCCGCGCCGTGGATGGCTCACGCCAACGCCGCGATGTGTGCGATGCTCGCCGACGCCTATCGGCTCGCCGGGCAATCCGAACTCGCTGACGATTACCTCGCCACGGCACTGGACGCCTACGAGCGCGGCGGCGATGGCGACCTCGACACGATGCACCACGTCGGCAACAGCGGCATGCGCGGCCGGGATCTCCGGGCCATGGCGGCCGGGTACCTCTACAAGCTCACCGGCGAAAAGAAGTACGAAGACGCTTACGTCGAGCTGCTCGAGATCGACGAGACAGGCTCGCTCATCGGCAAGCCGGACTTCATGAAGTCATGGGCCGCACTGGCATACCTCTCCGCCGCCGATGAAGGTGAACGGGAAATCGGCCACCCCGACGTGCTCGAAGCCGTGAAGCAGGTCATCGTCGACGACGCCGAGAACAAGCACCTCAAGCCCAACGCCAACTTCCCGTCACGCCGCAGCAGCTACAGCGACTATGGCTGGTTCCAGACCGTCATCGAAGTCAGCCCGCTCATGCTCGCGCATCGCTACGGCGACATCGACGAAGCGAAGCAGAACGAGATCCTCGCCGCCCTGCTCGCCGAGGCCGACTACTCGCTGGGTCGCAACCCGCTCAACCTGATCCTGATGACCGGTGCCGAAGAGCCGTACATCGTCGAGGCGTACACCTCCGGTCGGAACGACGGCTTCCCCGGCGTTCACCCCGGCCACACGCCCTACATGAACCAGAAGGAATGGGGCGAAAGCTGGATGGCCAACCCCGGCTGGATGAGCGACAAAGGCTATCCCGCCTGGGAAGAGCATTGGCCCCACGGCGAAGCCCTCTGGGACAACTGGTTCTGCTTCTGCAACAACGAGTTCACGCCCCAGCAAACCATGGGCGGCAAGACGGCGCTCTACGCATATCTGCACGCAGCGCTCAAGCAGTAGTTCCAGCCTGCCGCACCAAGTCCTCGGGCCGCGCGACAATCTCGCGCGGCTCGTGCAATTGGGTGCTCATCAGAAAGCGGCGCGACGCGCCCAGCAATTCGTCCATGGCCACGGTGCCGAGAAGGTTGCATTGCTCGGCCGGATCGTCGCGACGGTCGAGCAACGCATGTGGCTCGCCGCGCGGATCGAGCATGAGCTTGCGATCCTGCGTCGCGAGCATCAGTTCGCCGTCGAACTCACTGACGGCGTGATCGCGGACCGACGCATCGGGCGCTGACGCCGCCGGCAGCAACGAACGGCCGAACTGTCGGTGCGGAATCTCGACGCCAGCCGCGGCGCACAGCGTCGGGCCGACGTCAATCAGCTCACACGGCGTCGACGCCACCGCCCCTCGCGCACCGTCCGGGGTGCTCACGATCATCGGGATCCGGGCAGAGCCGTCGAGGAACGTGTCCTTGTAAATCAGCCCGGCATCGCCGTTATGTTCGCCGTGGTCGGAGGTAAAGACGATCACCGCGTCGTCGAGTTCGCCACGCTCCTCAAGCACGTCAAAGAGTCGGCCGATCTGGTCGTCGATCAACGCCACGTTGGCGACATAGTCGGCACGCATCGCCGCAACGTCATCAGCGTCAAAACCATCCGGCCAGTGCTTGCAGAGGGACGACAGCGTCGTGTCTCCTTGCGACATCCACCCCGCCCGGAGCGTCGGCCGTGGCATGTCGGCCGGGTCGAACTTCTTCGCCCACGACGCCGGCGTATCCCACGGCTCGTGCGGCCCACCGAAGCTCACCCAGCACATCCACGGCTGCCCCCGGTCGTAGTCGGCAAGGTACTCCCGCGCTCGCCGACCGACGTACGCATCGGCGTATTCCTCGTCCGGCAGCACCGTCGGCCGTACCACATGCGGCTTCGTCGCGAACCGATCGGCGTAGTCGGCGCGATACGCCTCCCACAAACCCAACGCCTCCCACCGCGCGGTCATGTGACTCAACAGAGACGCGCTGGCCCGCGGCCCGCCGATCTCGTCGACGTCGTCGAGGCCGTAGGCGTGAAGCAAATGCTCACGCTCACGCAGGTCGCCGCCGTGCTCGTGCAGATGTGTCTTGCCGAACAGGCTCGTGCGATAGCCGGCTTCGCGGAGAACTCGCATCCACGTCGGGCAGCGTGGCGAAAGGCACACCGGTTGGTTTTTCCAAACGCCGGTTGTGTGCGGGTAAAGCCCGGTGGCGAGACTGATTCGTGCCGGCACGCACTGCGGAGCGGTCGTGTAGCAGTTTTCGAACCGCACGCCCCGCCGGGCCAATCGGTCGAGATTGGGCGTGCGCATGTGCGACGACACGCAACCCAGCGCGTCCCACCGCTGCTGGTCCGTCATCAGGAACAGGATGTTGGGACGTTGGTTCAGTGGGCCGAGAGTCGCGGTAACTTGTGATTGTTGCAAATCCACTTACGTTGTACTTGCCACCGCTCGGCGGCACCAACAACGGCGAGACCACCGCGAGAGGAGCCGGACGCTTGAGTACACAAACGTGGACGTACATTTTCGTCGGGCTGACCTTTGCCCTGTACCTGGGCATCGCGTGGTTGAGCCGGGTGAAGGACACCAAGGGGTTCTACGTTGCCGGACGAGGCGTCCCGGCGATCGCCAACGGCATGGCCACCGGCGCCGACTGGATGAGCGCCGCATCGTTCATCTCGATGGCCGGGCTGATTTCGATCAGCGGCTACGCCGGCGGCGTCTACCTCATGGGCTGGACCGGCGGGTACGTCCTGCTCGCGCTGCTGCTCGCACCGTACCTGCGGCGTTTCGGCAGCTACACGGTGCCCGACTTCATCGGCGATCGTTATCCGAGCCGGGCGAACATCGCGCGTTTCGTCGCCGTCATCTGCGCGATCTTCGTGTCGTTCACCTACGTCGTTGGCCAGATGAAAGGCGTCGGCGTGGTGTTCAGTCGCTTCCTCGACGTCTCGCTCGAGCAAGGCGTATTCATCGGCATGGTCATCGTCTTCATCTACGCCACCCTTGGCGGGATGAAGGGCATCACCTGGACGCAGGTCGCCCAGTACTGGGTGCTGATCACCGCGTTCCTCATCCCCGCCATCGCGATCTCCATCAAGCTCACCGGCAACCCCATCCCCCAGGTCGGCCTCGGCAGCCAGGTGCTCGAATCCGTCGATCCCGCTCGACCGTATCTGCTCGACAAGCTCAACCAGATCAACACCGACTTCGGCTTCGGCAGCTACACCGAGCCGTTCACGCAATCGGGCTGGTCGATGCTCAACGTGTTCTGCGTGACGGTCGCGCTCATGGCCGGCACCGCGGGACTTCCGCACGTGATCGTGCGGTTCTACACGGTGAAGAACGTCGCGGCGGCGCGATGGTCGGCGTTCTGGGCGCTGCTGTTCATCGCGATGCTCTACCTCACCGCGCCGGCGGTCGGTGCGTTCGCGCGGTACTACATGATCGACCCGGTCGCCGGGCTCAACGGGCGCAGCGTCGAGGAGTTGCCGCAGTGGTACACGTCTTGGAACGAGTCGGCGGGGCTGATCGCGTGGGTCGACTTCGACGGCGACGGCACCGTCCGCTACGCCGCCGACGAGACCAACGAGTTGCTCAACATCTCCGCCCTGCCGCCGGAGACGCGCGACGCGATCAACGCCGACCCGACCGGCTGGGTGATCGAACGCGGCGGCGCGGATTCGGCCATGACACAGCTGCGCGAACTGGGCGCGAAGTTCCAACCCGACGCGGACCTGATCGTGCTCGCAACCCCGGAGATGGCGAACCTCGCGAACTGGATCATCGCGTTCATCGCCGCCGGCGGATTGGCGGCGGCACTCTCGACGGCGAGCGGGTTGCTGTTGGTCGTCTCCTCGTCGGTCGCGCATGACCTGTACTTCCGCGTGATGAACCCGCAGGCGTCGGAGAAGCAGCGCCTGCTGGTCGGGCGGATCGTGATCGCGTTGGCGGTCATGGTGGCCGGGTACTTCGGCGTCAACCCGCCGGGCTTCGTTGGCGAGGTCGTGGCGTTCGCGTTCGGCCTGGCGGCGGCGTCGTTCTTCCCCGCGATCGTGCTAGGCATCTTCACCAAACGCCTCTCCGCCATCCCCGCCGTTGCGGGCATGGTCGTCGGCATCACGTTCACGGGCTTCTACATCCTCACGCAGACCGGCGACAACATCCTCGGCACGGAGACCGCGGCGCTGCTCTTCGGCGAGCCGGGCAGTTGGCTGCGTGAGCCGTGGATTTTCGGGATCAACGCCAAGGGCATCGGCACCATCGGCATGTTGGTGAACTTCGCGGTGACGCTCGGCCTGATGCCCTTCTGCAAGCCACCTGAACCGGAAGTGCAAGCGATGATCGAGTCGCTGCGTCTGCCGGAGGACGAGACGGCCGCCGTCGACCTCGACGAGAGCGCTGCGGCGTTGCACTGAGGGTGAACCGCGTTGCGGAGCAACGTAGCTAAGCGCAATCGAAGCAGTTTCAGCGCCAAGTTGCGTTGCTCCGCAATGCGGTTCGGTCATGAGGGTGGTATCACTTCCACGCTCGGCTTGATCGAACTCGCGTCGATCCTGACCGTCCAGCCGTTTCGTTTGTACACCCGCACCCGAGGCGGCAACGGCGACGTCATCAACCCTGCCGCATCCGCGACACGCTGCATCACCGCGTGCGACAATGGCCCACGGTCGTAGACACCGTGGAACGTCACCCGCCCCTTGCCACGCTTCGCGCTCAGCACCGCGGCACGGCCCTCGTTGAGCCCGTCGGCATAGCGTGCCCAGACCTCCGCGTCGGTCGGCTCGACCTGCTCGGACCACATCCGCCAATCGTACCGCGTGCCGCCCATCTCGACGTGTTCGTAGTTGCCGACCGGTAGCCCGTCATAGGTTTTGATCTCGCCGCCGATGAGATCGTGGATCGGCTCGGCGAGCTTGGCTTCGTGGATGTGCCCGAGCTTGTTCTGCCACGCCGTCCGGCAGGTGATGACCAAATGCCCGCCGGCTTCGACGTACTGCCGCCACTTGCCCGGCCAGTCGTCCTCGATCATCTGCACCGCCGGCAACACGACGACCGGGCAGTCGGCCCAGTTGCTGCCGTCGGGGCGCACGATCTTCGTGTCCAGCCCGAGCCGGCCCGCCGATTCGTGCCAGCGCTGCACCCAGCCCGACTGCGACCAACCCTCCTGCTGCGGGACCGTCATGGTCCACCACTGCTGATCGAGTTCATGCGCGATGCCGACAACGGGGCCGTCCGGCTCGACCATCAGCGGTTCGTAGGTCGCGTTGTTCTCCGGGGCCATCGCCTTGAGTTCGGCGGCGACCTCCTTGAACGCGATCCCCGCGTCGGAGAGCGTGACGCCGTCGTGCTTGACGAGGGTTTCATGGTGCATCTCCCCGCCCCAGAGCGGTTGCCGCCAGCGATAAACGGTGATGAACTCGCAACCCTTGGCGATCGCCTGCCAAAGCATGAGCTTGGTCGCGCCCGGTGCGAGACGGTTGGCAACGCCCGACCAGTTGAGTTGCCCCGGCTGCACTTCGAGCAATGCCCAGCGGTTCCCGGCGTTGCTCGCGGCCATGTGGTTGTACACGGTGTCGAGCATCGCCGGGTCGGCAGTGCGGTACTCGGCCTCGGTCTCGTAGGGCCCGTCGAACGACGCAACCGGGTACACGTCGATGCCCGTCACGTCGAGCACATCGCTAACGTCTTCGGGGTCGAGGTCGGCGTGGTAGCTCATGAAGTTGGTCGTGGTGAACCGGTCGCCGATGTGCGGGCGGAGCAGGTCCACCTGGCGACGCGTGAAGTCGGCCCAGACCTTCGACCAGAACCGGCTGGCGTCGAGCGTGGCGTGGCCGTTGGCAAAGTCCGGCCGACGGTCCAGCGGCATGCGGATCTGCTCGAAGTTCGTGCGATCGGTCCGCCAGAACTGGTTGCCCCACGCGGCGTTGAGCGTCTCGATGTCGCCGTACTTTTCCTTGAGCCATTTGCGGAACGCGACGTGGGTGTGTTCGGACTGATCGAACGTTTCCTTGCAGTAGTCGAAGATACCGCTGCCAGAGAGTTCGTTGTCGATCTGCCACCCGACGACGCCGGGACGATCGCCGAAGTGCTCGGCCATCTTGCCGACGATGCGGTCGGTGTGTTCGAGCATCACCGGCGAGGTCGGGCTGTAGTGCCGACGACCGCCGGGGCGGATGCGTCGCCCGTCGGAGAACTGGAACAGGATCTCCGGGTTCTTCTGCAAGAGCCACTGCGGCACGACCGCCGTCGGCGTACACAGGATCACTTCCAGGTTCCGCTGGGCACACAGGTCGAGTGCTTCATCGAGCCAGCCGAACTCGTACCGCCCTTCTTCCGGTTCCAGCGCGTGCCAGGCGAACTCCGCGAAGTGTGTCAGTTGCAGGCCGGCGGCGACGATGTTGTCCAGATCGCGCTCCCATTGATCACGCGGCCACTGTTCCGGGTAGTAGTAGGTACCGATTTTCACGCGCATGTTGTAACGACATCCGCACACCGAATCGACCGCGCGACAGCCGGCCTACCGTTGCACCACGCCCGCAGCAGTGGCGGAATTGGCAGACGCGCTGGTTTTAGGTACCAGTGGGGCAACCCGTGGGAGTTCGAGTCTCCCCTGCTGCACTTGCAGATCGATTGTCCGGTCCCGTTGTTCGTCCCGTTCATGGTTCGCGGGTACGATCGTGACATGCTTCGTCGCACACTTCTTGCCGCAGTTGTTTCTTTGTCGATCGCCGCGCTGGCGGTAGCGGACACGGTGTACACCACGACGGGGCTTTCGTTCGCGCGGGTCGAGGTGATCGGGATCGACGGGGATGAGTTACGGTTTCGCAACAGCCAAGGGCGTGAGTCGACGCGACCGATCAATGAGGTCGCCCGCCTCGAACTTGATGGCCAGCGCGGGTTCAACGAAGCGGAGATCGCGTTCACCAGCCGAAAGTTCGGCGAAGCGACCGACGGCTATCTCAAGACGATCCGCGGCGGATTCCCCGAATGGATGAAACGTTACGCGGCGACTCGGCTGATGACCGCGGCCATGGAGGTCGGTCGGTTCGAGGACGCGGTGGCCGGTTATGTCGTGCTTGCCGAGCAAGCTCCGACGGAAGCGACCACCCGCAAGCCGGCCGCACCGAACAAGATCGGGCAACTCGACGAGGCTGCGGATGAGCTGCGCGAAGCACTGGCCCGCCGCCCGTCGGAAGAGGTGGAGCAGGCGTTGCTGTCGTTGCTGCTGGACGTCGAGCGTGGCCGGAAGGACAACGCCGAGACCGCGAAGATCATCGAGCGGCTCACCGTCCTCGCCGGCGATGCCGACGGCAGCGGGCTCGGCACGGCCCAACTGGCCGACCTCAAGCTCAGTCAGGCCCAACTCGCGCTCGACAGCGGCGATCTCGACGAAGCCGCCGCGGCGATCAACGACAACGCCAAGCTCTTCGCACTGCCCCGCCAGCAAGCGTCTGCCTTGTTCACGTTGGCCAACATCGCCGAGGCCCGCGCCGGTCAGGACCGCCAGAAAATCCTCGACGCGGCCTTGGCTTACATGAAGGTCGTCGCTCACTTCGAGTCGATCCCCGATGCCCCGCACGTCTCGGCATCCCTGCTCAAAGTCGCCGACCTTCACGCACAAATCGGCGAGACGGCCACGGCCCGGCAGTTGTACGAAGCGGTCGCCGAGGAGTACCCGGCCAGCGACGAAGCCGCCGTCGCCGAACGGAAGCTCGGAGACATGTGACCCACATGGATTTCGGGTCGGGCTGTGGGCATCGACTTCAAACACCGCCCCGGCGGGTCGTCGAGTCCTACGATCCGTTTCCATGTACCGCCTGCTCGAAAACCACGGCAAGAAGATCCTGATTTTTGTCGGGGTCGGTTTGATGATCGTCTTCATCCTCCCCCCTGCCGCGTTGCAGGGCGGGAGCGGCCCAAGCGTCGGCGAAATCCCCGGCGGCATGGGCCTGACCACGCAGGACCTGAACAACGCCGAAGCCCGACTCCGCCGGCTCAACTCGTTGTATATCCCCGTCGGCGAACAAGGCGGCGTACCGGCGCTGATCACGCTCTTCCCGACGGTGCCGCAGGAATCGCAGATTCAACGCATCGGCGAGTTCTCTTCCGATCCGCTGCTGCTGCTGCTGGCGATGATCGAGGCCGAGCAGCGTGGGATCGTGCCGACCCAGGACATGATCAACGGCACGATCACCGAGGACATCCTGAAGTTCGCCGTCGGCCCCGATCTCGTGACCTACGCGGAGGCAGATGATCAGACCAAGCTCGCTTTCCAAGGCGCGGTCGCCGATCTACTCACGTTGCAAAACCTCCGTGCCCTGCTTGCCGGGGGATCGCTCAAGATCAGCAAGCCGCTCCGCGAAGCCCAGGCCGTCCGGTCGGCGGTGCTGCTCACGACGGACTACCACCTGATCGACGCCGAGCCGTTCCTCGAAACCGTCGGCGAGCCGACCGACGCGGACCTGACGGCGTTCTTCAACAAGTACGCCGACCAGAACCCCGGACAGGTCGGCAAGGACAACCCGTTCGGCGTCGGCTATCGGTTGCAGAACCGCGCCAAGGTTCAGTACTTCACCGTCGCTCGGGCCGATGTCCGCGACGCCATCGTGGCGAGCAAGACCGACTTCGAGTGGCAAAAGGAAGCGATCAAAACCTACGAGGAAGATCGCAACCGCTGGGCGGCGGCGGTGGACCAAGCCAACGCCGAACCCGAAACCGAAACGGAGACCGAGCCGCTGGGCCCCGCTCTCCCCGAGCCGTCGGCCGACGAACCGACCGATCTGTCGGGCACGACCTATGGCGAGTTGCCCGAGTCGGTGCAGGAAGACATCCGCGAAGCCGCCATCCGTCCCCTGGTCGATGAACGGCTGGTCAAGATCATCGACCTGCTCCGCAATCAAATGACCGCCGACGCCCAGGCCAACCGTGCCGCCGAGCGCGGCGGTGACGTGGCCACGATCGACAACCTCGACAGCTTCGAATACCTCCAACAACTCGCGGACGAAGCCGAGGAACGGTTCGATGTCCGACCGGCCGTCACGAGCCTCGCGGATCGGTTCCGCAGTGGTACCGAGCTCCAACGCCTCGACGGCATCGGCGGCGCGTTCACCGGCAACATCCAGAACCTCCGCTCCTTCGCACAGGCCGCGATCACCAACGAGGTGATCCTCGAAGGCACACCCAGCGAAGGTACCGGCCTGCCCCTGCTGACCCCGTCCGACCCGCTGCAGGAGTTGGCCGGTGAGAACTACTACCTGTTCCGCGTTACCGATGCGGCCAAGAGCGAACCGGCGACGGACCTCGAACCGGTGCGGACACAGGTAGTCGAAGATTGGAAGAAGACACAAGCGATGCTCGCCGCCGTCGCCCGGGCCGGGGAAATCGCCGAGTCCGACTTCGCCGGCGTGGAAGCCAGCACCGCCGAACAGGTCAGTGTTTACGCCCCGGTGCAGCTCGAGGGTGTGTCGGAAGAAGACGCCGGCACCGCCGGCTCGGCGTTCACCGCCAACCTCATCCTGCTATGGAGCACCGGCGTCGACGTCGGCGGGATCCCGCTGCCTGATGCGATGATGGCCGCCGCCGTGAAGGTCAACGACGTGAACACCATCTACGAAAACGACACCGGCAAGGCGGGCCTTCTCCGTCGGGCCGACGAACAACTCCGCACCGGGCTACTCGGCGGGGCCAGCGTCGAAGGCTTCGACGCGACCTGGCTGAGCCGCGAATCACTCATGGCCCGCACCGGCTACGTCGACACCCGCCCCGACGAAGACGAAGAAACCTCCGCCAACGGTTGACCGCCCGCGTCGGCAACGCCTACTAATCCCGCTCGCCGCGTCATTAGCTCAACTGGCAGAGCAGCTGACTCTTAATCAGCGGGTTGAAGGTTCGAGTCCTTCATGACGCACTCCCCCCGAATCGGTCCTGCGACACTCCCCATTTGGGTAGATTCACATCCCCAATGTTTTGAAGCCGTGTTTCCGGTTGTGATCGGTCGCGCATCCGCATAATGCGACAAAGTGACCCAGGACTTAACTGCGGAATCAACCCAAGAGTTAGCACGGCCAACGTTTATCGTAGGAATTGGTGCGTCCGCCGGCGGACTCGAGCCGCTCGAACAGTTCTTCGCCGCAACGCCGCCGATCACGGGTATGGCGTTCGTCGTGGTGCAACACCTCTCGCCGGATTACCCGTCGCTGATGAGCGAGCTTCTGGCCCGTCACACGTCGTTACCCATCCGCCGGGTCGAGGACGGGATGGCGGTCGGCCGCGATGCCATTTACCTGATCCCGGCCCGAAAGAACATGATCATCGAGGACGGCG
Coding sequences:
- a CDS encoding glycoside hydrolase family 9 protein; protein product: MTLSLNHSLKLAAIVAATSFVSAAHGAKLVEVRPVDDRHVMLHFEDGDVLRSDDGKGEDAFKGHESHGVDTVVRHDPPLDVDAAQNVTNYSIVFEADGGMGAMQPVNAFRKTKVNGVPGQWPEPEYTLEHTIFLELPERLEPGHTYTVSFENMNSDKQSATFTYEPTASVSEAIKVNLIGYDPTQTVMKSADLYMFLGDGGPRDYADYEGNTVSLYNVETEELIEVGAVAFHADRGQEYGNWDLTGSPVWTCDFSDFEGEGTFRLVVDGVGASRDFVIEPNVYEEPFATSVLGFYYMRIGEPMTDAKTAVMGDDMPPPRQPRFIPEGNDAGIPADPPGFKVIRTTMSPNHPDWNSLGGDPWDNKDWSAYVEEGSPDNPNAYGGHSDALDWDRRFQHINIVFELLLPYTMMPEQLGNDDLNIAESGNGIPDLLDSAANEADYWRRLRDGDGNFSFGINNPVKEHTHAYQAAAAPWMAHANAAMCAMLADAYRLAGQSELADDYLATALDAYERGGDGDLDTMHHVGNSGMRGRDLRAMAAGYLYKLTGEKKYEDAYVELLEIDETGSLIGKPDFMKSWAALAYLSAADEGEREIGHPDVLEAVKQVIVDDAENKHLKPNANFPSRRSSYSDYGWFQTVIEVSPLMLAHRYGDIDEAKQNEILAALLAEADYSLGRNPLNLILMTGAEEPYIVEAYTSGRNDGFPGVHPGHTPYMNQKEWGESWMANPGWMSDKGYPAWEEHWPHGEALWDNWFCFCNNEFTPQQTMGGKTALYAYLHAALKQ
- a CDS encoding sodium:solute symporter family protein, producing MSTQTWTYIFVGLTFALYLGIAWLSRVKDTKGFYVAGRGVPAIANGMATGADWMSAASFISMAGLISISGYAGGVYLMGWTGGYVLLALLLAPYLRRFGSYTVPDFIGDRYPSRANIARFVAVICAIFVSFTYVVGQMKGVGVVFSRFLDVSLEQGVFIGMVIVFIYATLGGMKGITWTQVAQYWVLITAFLIPAIAISIKLTGNPIPQVGLGSQVLESVDPARPYLLDKLNQINTDFGFGSYTEPFTQSGWSMLNVFCVTVALMAGTAGLPHVIVRFYTVKNVAAARWSAFWALLFIAMLYLTAPAVGAFARYYMIDPVAGLNGRSVEELPQWYTSWNESAGLIAWVDFDGDGTVRYAADETNELLNISALPPETRDAINADPTGWVIERGGADSAMTQLRELGAKFQPDADLIVLATPEMANLANWIIAFIAAGGLAAALSTASGLLLVVSSSVAHDLYFRVMNPQASEKQRLLVGRIVIALAVMVAGYFGVNPPGFVGEVVAFAFGLAAASFFPAIVLGIFTKRLSAIPAVAGMVVGITFTGFYILTQTGDNILGTETAALLFGEPGSWLREPWIFGINAKGIGTIGMLVNFAVTLGLMPFCKPPEPEVQAMIESLRLPEDETAAVDLDESAAALH
- a CDS encoding sulfatase-like hydrolase/transferase; protein product: MDLQQSQVTATLGPLNQRPNILFLMTDQQRWDALGCVSSHMRTPNLDRLARRGVRFENCYTTAPQCVPARISLATGLYPHTTGVWKNQPVCLSPRCPTWMRVLREAGYRTSLFGKTHLHEHGGDLREREHLLHAYGLDDVDEIGGPRASASLLSHMTARWEALGLWEAYRADYADRFATKPHVVRPTVLPDEEYADAYVGRRAREYLADYDRGQPWMCWVSFGGPHEPWDTPASWAKKFDPADMPRPTLRAGWMSQGDTTLSSLCKHWPDGFDADDVAAMRADYVANVALIDDQIGRLFDVLEERGELDDAVIVFTSDHGEHNGDAGLIYKDTFLDGSARIPMIVSTPDGARGAVASTPCELIDVGPTLCAAAGVEIPHRQFGRSLLPAASAPDASVRDHAVSEFDGELMLATQDRKLMLDPRGEPHALLDRRDDPAEQCNLLGTVAMDELLGASRRFLMSTQLHEPREIVARPEDLVRQAGTTA
- a CDS encoding DUF4212 domain-containing protein, with amino-acid sequence MTQDEAGQRHWRSTITLSLILLAIWAVVGLGFGILLADVLKPIKLGGYPLGFWFAQQGAIAVFVVLVFVYAIGMALIDRKYRVRVHGR
- a CDS encoding beta-galactosidase, which produces MKIGTYYYPEQWPRDQWERDLDNIVAAGLQLTHFAEFAWHALEPEEGRYEFGWLDEALDLCAQRNLEVILCTPTAVVPQWLLQKNPEILFQFSDGRRIRPGGRRHYSPTSPVMLEHTDRIVGKMAEHFGDRPGVVGWQIDNELSGSGIFDYCKETFDQSEHTHVAFRKWLKEKYGDIETLNAAWGNQFWRTDRTNFEQIRMPLDRRPDFANGHATLDASRFWSKVWADFTRRQVDLLRPHIGDRFTTTNFMSYHADLDPEDVSDVLDVTGIDVYPVASFDGPYETEAEYRTADPAMLDTVYNHMAASNAGNRWALLEVQPGQLNWSGVANRLAPGATKLMLWQAIAKGCEFITVYRWRQPLWGGEMHHETLVKHDGVTLSDAGIAFKEVAAELKAMAPENNATYEPLMVEPDGPVVGIAHELDQQWWTMTVPQQEGWSQSGWVQRWHESAGRLGLDTKIVRPDGSNWADCPVVVLPAVQMIEDDWPGKWRQYVEAGGHLVITCRTAWQNKLGHIHEAKLAEPIHDLIGGEIKTYDGLPVGNYEHVEMGGTRYDWRMWSEQVEPTDAEVWARYADGLNEGRAAVLSAKRGKGRVTFHGVYDRGPLSHAVMQRVADAAGLMTSPLPPRVRVYKRNGWTVRIDASSIKPSVEVIPPS